One window of Nymphaea colorata isolate Beijing-Zhang1983 chromosome 1, ASM883128v2, whole genome shotgun sequence genomic DNA carries:
- the LOC116249934 gene encoding F-box protein At1g55000 translates to MGRSGEREEEGVEDELHDRLVSNGPEAGGSETGELRPVVCPIHSNFAALSSGDVLRCILERLPLADLARAACVCRIWRVVASDQEIVSRSFRSPWKLKEIVGSPSSTAFWRDNRLDRFAISHRIQRGDTVASLAVKYGVQVMEIKRLNNMISDHGIYSRERLLIPIGDSEVLRDETCYIELDNSAKREVAVLYLEDVPEKKGNNMAPRSLTDSGKKKIVDSMKRSLQADDGTVKYYLSISNGDPRAAFSLYSEDLTWEGQFPGEGFP, encoded by the exons ATGGGACGCTCTGGCGAACGGGAGGAAGAAGGAGTCGAGGATGAGCTTCACGATCGCCTCGTCTCCAACGGGCCAGAGGCTGGAGGTTCGGAAACCGGCGAGCTCCGCCCTGTCGTCTGCCCGATCCACTCCAATTTCGCCGCACTGAGCTCCGGTGACGTCCTCCGTTGTATCCTTGAGCGCCTTCCCCTCGCTGACCTTGCGCGAGCCGCCTGTGTCTGCCGGATTTGGCGTGTTGTAGCCTCCGATCAAGAAATTGTAAGCCGGTCTTTCCGATCACCCTGGAAGCTGAAGGAGATTGTCGGGAGCCCGTCCTCTACCGCCTTCTGGCGGGACAATCGGCTAGACCGATTCGCGATCTCGCACCGCATCCAGCGCGGGGACACAGTCGCCAGCCTCGCCGTGAAGTATGGGGTTCAG GTGATGGAAATCAAACGTCTGAACAATATGATAAGTGACCATGGCATATACTCGAGGGAAAGGCTTCTGATCCCTATAGGTGATTCAGAAGTACTTCGTGATGAGACCTGCTATATAGAGTTGGATAACAGTGCCAAAAGGGAGGTTGCAGTTTTATACCTGGAAGATGTTccagaaaaaaaaggcaacaaTATGGCTCCTAGAAGCTTGACAGAtagtggaaagaaaaagatagttGACTCGATGAAGAGAAGTCTACAAGCAGATGATGGAACCGTTAAGTACTACTTATCTATTTCTAATGGTGATCCCAGGGCTGCATTTTCACTATATTCAGAGGATCTTACATGGGAGGGTCAGTTTCCTGGAGAAGGGTTTCCTTAG
- the LOC116253274 gene encoding uncharacterized protein LOC116253274: protein MVAKFLSDLSPEYSVAKSQILTGSDLPDLADKYKRLSRLAVTLSQNTQDTPVSALVISGGRVLNRGRGTSHGAGRDRFQCSYCGKIGHLEDRCWDKHPHLSSSVSSRCGGGRIATGKGPSSSQAAHSKAIISMVESSTDPSISMSYSLNLSKDEYDRVLAQRSASTSANATVKDSAFSVGAPIDDAGLTNWEDDWWRP from the exons ATGGTAGCGAAGTTTCTATCTGACTTATCTCCAGAATattctgtggcaaagtctcaaattctcacagGCAGTGATCTTCCAGATCTAGCAGACAAGTATAAGAGGCTGAGTCGTCTTGCAGTCACTCTTTCTCAAAATACGCAAGacacaccagtctctgcacttgtgatatcaggaggacgggTCCTCAACAGGGGACGTGGCACAAGCCATGGTGCAGGACGCgacagatttcagtgctcttattgtggcaaaattggtcatctagaggatcgttgttgggacaagcatcctCACCTCAGTTCTAGCGTTTCCTCTAGatgtggtggaggtagaatcgCCACAGGCaaaggtccttcttcatcccaagcagctcattcaaaggcaataatatctatggttgagtcttctactgatccttctatatccATGTCATATTCCCTTAacttaagtaaggatgaatatgatcgtgttcttgctcaaaggtctgcctctacatctgCCAATGCTACTGTTAAagattcagcattctctgttggtgctcctattGATGATgcag gacttaccaactgggaagatgattggtggcggccatga